A genomic region of Candidatus Bathyarchaeia archaeon contains the following coding sequences:
- a CDS encoding HK97 gp10 family phage protein, whose product MAVEVNIEVDAEEVLQALQRLDEAMLRQVREQLERWATEVREYARALAPARTGYLRGTIYAKVQGWVAEIGAEASYAMFVEFGTHYMQARPYLNPALQEFLPTLEQVILEAIDKAKAEAEL is encoded by the coding sequence TTGGCGGTTGAAGTAAACATCGAAGTGGATGCCGAAGAGGTCTTGCAAGCACTTCAAAGGTTGGATGAGGCTATGCTTAGGCAGGTTCGCGAACAGCTTGAGCGTTGGGCTACGGAGGTCCGCGAATACGCAAGAGCCCTAGCCCCAGCTAGGACGGGCTATTTGAGAGGCACAATTTACGCTAAAGTTCAGGGTTGGGTTGCCGAAATCGGCGCGGAAGCCTCCTACGCTATGTTCGTAGAGTTTGGCACCCACTACATGCAAGCTCGCCCCTACCTTAACCCCGCCCTTCAAGAGTTTCTGCCAACCCTTGAACAAGTTATTCTTGAAGCCATTGACAAAGCCAAAGCGGAGGCTGAGCTATGA
- a CDS encoding site-specific DNA-methyltransferase: MNDQEVQAAIKKKEKLNELDGKTWERYSISIWDIVKSREEVKLKHPAMFPVELCRRLIEIYTKKGDVVLDPFMGSGSAIVAARDLERKGIGFDINPDFVKLAKKRISQQKLIRLGVEDPDIYCEDAKNLLMYVKPNSVDLVITSPPYWNIHTRKRTADYKEPRPYSSLERDLGNISDFNKFMEELKSIFEKVYAVLKNGKRCIVIVMDIRQGSQFIPFHMCVANMMAEIGFLLEDIIIWDRRKEYSNLRPLGYPYVFIVNKVHEYILIFRKNRVEEIEVEEDLA, translated from the coding sequence ATGAATGACCAGGAAGTTCAGGCAGCCATTAAGAAAAAGGAGAAGTTGAACGAGTTAGATGGGAAAACTTGGGAGAGATATTCTATTAGCATATGGGATATTGTAAAGTCAAGGGAAGAAGTTAAACTCAAACATCCAGCTATGTTTCCTGTGGAATTATGTCGAAGACTGATTGAGATATATACTAAAAAAGGTGATGTGGTTTTAGACCCCTTTATGGGTAGTGGTAGTGCAATAGTTGCTGCTAGAGACTTGGAACGGAAGGGAATTGGTTTTGATATCAACCCAGATTTTGTGAAGCTTGCAAAAAAGAGGATATCTCAACAGAAGCTTATACGCCTTGGTGTTGAAGATCCTGATATTTATTGTGAGGACGCCAAAAACCTATTGATGTATGTAAAACCTAACTCTGTGGATTTAGTAATAACTTCTCCCCCCTACTGGAACATTCATACAAGAAAGAGGACAGCAGACTATAAGGAACCAAGACCATATTCGTCTTTAGAAAGGGATCTCGGGAACATCTCAGATTTCAATAAGTTTATGGAGGAATTGAAGTCTATTTTTGAAAAAGTTTATGCTGTTTTAAAAAACGGTAAACGATGTATCGTTATTGTTATGGATATTCGTCAAGGTTCTCAGTTCATTCCGTTTCATATGTGCGTAGCAAATATGATGGCGGAGATAGGTTTTCTTCTTGAAGATATAATAATTTGGGATAGACGTAAAGAGTACAGTAACTTGCGACCATTGGGCTATCCGTATGTTTTCATTGTGAATAAAGTTCATGAATACATCTTAATATTCAGGAAGAATAGGGTTGAAGAAATTGAAGTCGAAGAAGACCTCGCTTGA
- a CDS encoding VapB-type antitoxin, producing the protein MVETTTIRVSKSTLKMLEKLRQKLGVQTLDETIRLFIVQQRRQRLSEVFGIDKGKIKPFTEEDRGENGGNSGSSC; encoded by the coding sequence ATGGTTGAAACAACAACTATTAGGGTTTCAAAGTCCACACTTAAGATGCTTGAGAAGCTACGCCAAAAACTTGGAGTCCAAACCCTAGACGAAACCATTAGGCTTTTCATCGTCCAGCAACGCAGACAACGCCTAAGCGAAGTCTTCGGCATTGACAAGGGCAAGATTAAGCCTTTCACGGAGGAAGACCGCGGTGAAAATGGCGGCAACAGCGGCAGTAGTTGTTGA
- a CDS encoding type II toxin-antitoxin system RelE/ParE family toxin, which translates to MNLAVDMSDEALIELVRERLMYEKNSRREAVRKRIVEAPKTLEANPEKAGKRLKPSDFWSLRVSDYRAIYEIDKANTKVIVLFVGHRSKVYEDLTKML; encoded by the coding sequence GTGAATTTGGCTGTTGACATGAGCGATGAGGCGCTTATCGAACTTGTTAGAGAGCGCCTAATGTATGAGAAGAATTCGCGAAGGGAAGCTGTGAGGAAACGCATTGTTGAGGCGCCCAAAACATTGGAGGCTAATCCGGAAAAGGCTGGAAAACGCCTAAAGCCATCGGATTTCTGGAGCTTAAGGGTAAGCGATTACAGAGCCATATATGAAATAGACAAAGCCAACACCAAAGTAATCGTCTTGTTTGTTGGGCATAGAAGCAAAGTCTACGAAGACCTAACAAAAATGCTTTAG
- a CDS encoding PIN domain-containing protein, with the protein MAATAAVVVDSYAWIEIFIGSSRGEKAMKTIREAEDAYTPDIVLAEIARKYMREGAKENTIQQRLKTIEETTEITPINPQTAIESAKCYIQLTEKAKKEGLKAPSLFDAIILATAKTLNAKLITGDQHFKGLNQTIWIGETP; encoded by the coding sequence ATGGCGGCAACAGCGGCAGTAGTTGTTGACTCCTACGCTTGGATTGAAATCTTCATAGGCAGCAGCCGAGGCGAAAAAGCCATGAAAACCATCCGAGAAGCCGAGGATGCCTACACCCCAGACATTGTTCTAGCAGAAATAGCCCGTAAATACATGCGCGAAGGCGCAAAAGAAAACACCATCCAACAACGCCTGAAAACCATAGAAGAAACCACAGAAATAACCCCAATAAACCCACAAACAGCCATAGAATCCGCCAAATGCTACATCCAACTAACAGAAAAAGCCAAAAAAGAAGGCTTAAAAGCGCCAAGCCTCTTCGACGCCATAATACTAGCAACAGCGAAAACCCTAAACGCAAAACTCATAACAGGAGACCAACACTTTAAGGGCTTAAACCAAACCATATGGATAGGCGAAACTCCATGA
- a CDS encoding DUF5305 family protein produces the protein MRKIQKTVALLAIFIVLTVIALITFYVVHQTPVEEVKTETLCSYESVADYDYLALVQVPNLVYDNKSVIGREYETLYTKMIRHINLTLIYELKADRPLADIQITYTVTRTLKASAWAYEIDRTEPSTTSQTQIQIPLPTVNKTKLDQLKARMDAETGASTTTYTLEIKPAFTVRANTTAGKIYQVFTPTLTVSFQRTEKGEITVIEPLHQSKAGSLTETEKLTRQEVISQRYASYVLVTAALAGLAFSTLFHVKTKPKGKTLEKIIAPYKDLVIETLEAPKALPQTTITVKDLKELAKIAEILAKPVMHLAENQEHTFYIIDEDVRYQCKMKL, from the coding sequence TTGAGGAAAATTCAAAAGACAGTGGCCCTCCTCGCAATATTCATAGTTCTAACAGTAATTGCGCTTATAACATTCTATGTGGTGCATCAAACTCCGGTGGAGGAGGTTAAAACGGAAACCCTCTGCAGTTACGAAAGCGTGGCGGATTATGATTATTTGGCTTTGGTTCAAGTGCCAAACCTTGTTTACGATAATAAAAGTGTGATAGGCAGAGAATACGAAACCCTTTACACAAAAATGATTCGCCACATAAACCTAACCCTAATATACGAGCTAAAAGCAGACCGGCCGCTGGCAGATATCCAAATAACCTACACTGTAACGCGGACCCTCAAAGCGTCAGCATGGGCCTATGAAATAGACAGAACTGAGCCGAGCACCACAAGCCAGACACAAATCCAAATCCCCCTTCCAACAGTAAACAAGACGAAGTTGGACCAGTTAAAGGCTAGGATGGATGCTGAAACAGGGGCGAGCACTACAACATACACTTTAGAGATTAAGCCAGCCTTCACTGTCAGAGCCAACACCACCGCCGGCAAGATATATCAAGTGTTCACGCCAACCCTAACGGTTTCTTTCCAGAGAACAGAAAAGGGTGAAATAACAGTAATCGAGCCACTGCACCAGTCGAAGGCCGGCTCATTAACAGAGACTGAAAAATTAACCCGTCAAGAGGTTATCAGCCAACGTTACGCCTCCTATGTCTTGGTGACAGCGGCTTTGGCTGGGCTTGCCTTCTCAACCCTCTTCCATGTTAAGACAAAACCGAAAGGGAAAACTTTAGAGAAGATTATAGCGCCTTACAAGGATTTGGTTATTGAAACTTTGGAAGCCCCGAAAGCCTTGCCTCAGACAACCATAACAGTTAAGGATTTGAAAGAGCTGGCGAAGATTGCTGAAATTCTTGCAAAGCCAGTAATGCATTTGGCTGAAAACCAAGAGCATACTTTTTACATAATAGATGAAGACGTTAGGTATCAGTGCAAAATGAAGCTTTAG
- the dapA gene encoding 4-hydroxy-tetrahydrodipicolinate synthase, giving the protein MKKTRLEGIIVPHITPFTKKGEIDFEALRKCVRFWVEGGVDGLMPCGSNGEAPYLAREERQKIIAAVLEEAKSGVTVVAGTGAPSTWETIRLTRDAEDLGVDAAVVVTPYYFRLSNRELTAHYKAVLEAVDLPIILYSVPKFTGYALEPAVIAELAKEYSHVVGVKDSGGNIATITETIRLVGEKIAVLAGTADVVLPTLMLGGKGAVIAVANAYPRLCASLYKAYMEGDVEKAAKLQKKITRINEVLVKRFNQLSAIKEAMRMLGLPAGYPRLPALPLDEAEKAEIRKLLEAVKAEAEAEA; this is encoded by the coding sequence ATGAAGAAAACAAGGCTTGAAGGCATAATTGTGCCGCATATTACGCCTTTCACGAAGAAGGGAGAAATAGACTTTGAAGCCTTGCGCAAATGTGTGCGGTTCTGGGTTGAAGGCGGCGTTGATGGGCTTATGCCTTGTGGCAGTAATGGCGAAGCCCCATATTTGGCTAGGGAGGAACGCCAAAAAATAATCGCCGCAGTCCTAGAAGAGGCTAAAAGTGGCGTGACGGTTGTGGCTGGAACAGGCGCGCCAAGCACTTGGGAAACCATAAGGCTTACAAGAGACGCCGAAGACTTGGGCGTTGACGCCGCGGTGGTGGTTACGCCCTACTATTTTAGGCTTTCAAACCGCGAGTTAACAGCCCACTACAAAGCCGTTTTGGAGGCTGTGGACTTGCCCATAATCCTTTACAGTGTCCCGAAGTTTACTGGCTACGCTTTAGAACCAGCCGTAATTGCAGAGCTCGCCAAAGAATACTCGCATGTTGTGGGCGTAAAAGACAGCGGTGGAAACATAGCCACAATAACAGAAACCATACGCCTAGTGGGTGAAAAAATAGCCGTTTTGGCTGGAACAGCCGATGTTGTGCTGCCGACACTTATGTTGGGTGGAAAAGGCGCCGTCATAGCCGTAGCCAACGCTTATCCAAGGCTTTGTGCAAGCCTATACAAAGCCTACATGGAAGGCGACGTTGAAAAAGCGGCAAAACTTCAAAAGAAAATAACCCGCATAAACGAAGTGCTGGTCAAACGCTTCAACCAGCTTTCAGCCATAAAAGAGGCAATGCGAATGCTTGGATTGCCTGCAGGCTATCCGCGATTGCCAGCCTTACCCTTGGATGAAGCTGAAAAAGCCGAAATTAGAAAACTCTTGGAAGCTGTCAAGGCTGAGGCTGAAGCTGAAGCCTAA
- a CDS encoding phage tail tube protein: MPETYGAHECRVYYVQESTYGQTPANPSMVAINAENVEPSLNPSLIQVRGVGSRDLAALKRGMLKPTLKVSHILPSDAPIGFIQHVQTLNSLSIQVLYYKGLFASATDIISLLYKGMRIDKLSVECGVDEVVKATVELIGQDVTVGTGKITGATYADYAGAVPYHQSFVQRGTADGSNLSAVERVTDWKFAIENNLKPAPVIRTTSGHLLKYLPARHRELSGELTFEFEDKGEFEDVVNDSEFSLKFGLGGLNYALFKYCKWENVATPTRIEDLVSLKARFIARDVVIT, encoded by the coding sequence ATGCCTGAAACCTATGGGGCGCATGAGTGCCGCGTCTACTATGTGCAGGAATCCACTTATGGGCAGACGCCAGCCAACCCCTCAATGGTTGCCATTAACGCCGAAAACGTTGAGCCTTCGTTAAATCCAAGCCTCATTCAAGTGCGGGGTGTTGGCAGCAGAGATTTGGCGGCTCTGAAACGGGGAATGCTGAAACCAACTTTGAAGGTTAGCCACATACTGCCCAGCGACGCGCCTATAGGCTTTATTCAGCATGTGCAAACCCTAAACAGCCTAAGCATACAAGTGCTTTACTATAAGGGGTTGTTTGCCTCAGCCACAGACATCATAAGCCTATTATACAAGGGCATGCGGATAGACAAGCTTTCTGTGGAATGCGGCGTAGACGAGGTTGTTAAGGCAACTGTTGAGCTGATTGGACAAGACGTTACGGTTGGGACGGGCAAAATCACAGGCGCCACTTATGCGGACTATGCCGGAGCGGTTCCCTATCATCAAAGCTTTGTTCAACGTGGGACGGCAGACGGTTCAAACTTGTCGGCTGTTGAGCGGGTTACAGACTGGAAATTCGCTATTGAAAACAACCTTAAACCAGCGCCTGTCATCCGCACAACAAGCGGGCACCTGCTCAAATATCTACCAGCCCGCCACAGAGAATTAAGCGGCGAGTTAACCTTCGAGTTTGAAGACAAAGGCGAGTTTGAAGACGTTGTAAATGACAGCGAATTCAGCCTAAAATTCGGACTTGGCGGCTTAAACTATGCCCTTTTCAAATACTGCAAATGGGAAAATGTTGCAACGCCAACACGCATAGAAGACTTAGTCAGCCTCAAAGCCCGCTTCATAGCAAGAGACGTGGTGATAACCTAA